Below is a genomic region from Ancylothrix sp. D3o.
ATGGCAGACTTAGCGGTTTGCAACTAGAAAAACACCTCAGCAATAACGGTGGGTTGTGCGGTTTGATGGTGGTGGATATCAACACCGGCGCTATTCTTCATTGGTTAAAACTTGAAGGTGAAGTAACAGAAATTTATGATGTGGCGGTGTTGGCGGGAGTCAAACGACCGGCCATTTTAAGCGCTGATAGTGAAGAAATTCAAAGAATTGTCACATTTCCGGGGGGTGGGGGGCTTGTGGTAACGAAGCCTGGGGTTAATGTTTCCCCTACTGCTTTACCCTCTCATACTTCAAAGGCAATGGATGGTGGCGAAAGCCAAGTCAAAAATACTCCCTCCCCCTCGGATCAGGCAATAGCATCATACCCTAACGGTGGGGCAATAGCGGTGAAGTATCAAATGGTGCATAACCTGACGGTTGAGAGTTCCTGTGACTATGATGCTTTGACTTTTCCTAGGATCAAAAAACGCTGGCAGAGTCGTCAACTGCAAGGGGAATTATTGGGCGTTTCTGCTTCTGTTTCGCAAAAAATTGTGGGTTTTTTAATAGCAGAAATATTCCCTGATGTCAAGAGCGCAAACCTAATTTCTTTCTATGTTTTGCCTGAATTTCGTAATCAAAAAATTGGCAGTTCGCTGCTGTTTTATCTGGAAAAAGATTTGAAGAAAAAGGGCTTTACTACCCTTGAAGTTTCCTACCAGCAAACAGAAATCACCGGCCTAGCTTTGGAAGCAATGCTAAGGAAATTTAACTGGCAACCGCCAGAAACAAAATTTTTATTATGCAAAACCACGACCGAAAAAATAGCGGCTGCACCTTGGCTATACAAACCGATTCTGCCCACCGAATATGAGATTTTCCCTTGGCAGGAACTCAGCCAGATAGAAACCCAAAAAATTCGACAATGGCAAGATTGCCCAGCCGCCTTAAATCCCTTTACCAATGACACCAGAATTGAATTTATGAACAGTCTGGGAGTTCGTCATAAGGGCGAAATAATTGGGTGGAGTCTTACCCACCGTGTTGCCCCGGATACGATTCGCTATTCGAGTTTATTTGTGCGAGAAAAATATCAAAAATTGGGGCGGGCGGTGCCGGTTTTGGCTGAATCAATTAAAAGACAAATTGCTAGTCCGGTTCCTTACTGCACTTTTTCTGTTGCTAAGGAAAATGGGCGGATGTTGGAATTTGTTAAGCGCCGTTTGCAGCCTTATTTAACTTATTTCAGTGAGAGCCGGTGGGCAGTTAAATTGTTGGAAGGAGGATAATTATGAGGAGAAAATAATCAATAGGTTCGGCTAAAAAAGCAATGAGCCGTAAACAGCGATTTAATCACTTTTTGTAGGGCGAATTCCCTACTTTTCTCAAACCACCTTGTAAATTTCAAAAAAGACAACAATTATGGCAACTTTTCAAGAACAAACCGGCACCGCAAATCCCTTGAATGGCGTCTCTGTGGGTTCTTTCAGCGCTCCCACCTTTGCAGATATAGACGGTGATGGGGATTTGGATGCTTTTGTTGGGGAAGATTTCGGTACGGTGAGATATTACCAAAACACCGGCAGTAATACAGCCCCAGCCTTTAACGAAATCACCGGCACCGCAAACCCCTTGAATGGCGTCTCTGTGGGTGCCTCCAGCAGTCCCACCTTTGCAGATATAGACGGTGATGGGGATTTGGATGCTTTTGTTGGGGAAAGTTTTGGTAGGGTGAGATATTACCAAAACACCGGCAGTAATACAGCCCCAGCCTTTAGCGAAATCACCGGCACCAATAATCCCTTGAATCTTGTAGGTGTGGGTGCCTCCAGCAGTCCCACTTTTGCAGATATAGACTCAGATGGGGATTTGGATGCTTTTGTTGGGGCTCGTGACGGTACGGTGAGATATTACCAAAACACCGGCAGCAAAACAGCCCCAGCCTTTACTCAGATCACCGGCACCGCAAACCCCTTGAATGGCGTCTCTGTGGGTTCTTACAGCGCTCCCACCTTTGCAGATATAGACGGTGATGGGGATTTGGATGCTTTTGTTGGGGCTGTTGACGGTACGGTGAGATATTACCAAAACATTGCTCCGGTGGTGAAGATTACTGCTGGCACCCCTGCAAGTGAGGCGGGTTCAACTGCTGTTAATGGCACATTTACCATCACTCTCAGCGCACCGGCACCGGCAGAGGGTTTAACGATAAGCTACACCGTTGGGGGAACTGCAACTTCGGGGGATGATTACACAGCCTTAACTGGAAATGTTACCTTTGCGGCGGGGCAAACGACGGCGACGATTGATGTGGTGCCGGTGTTGGATAATGTTAATGATCCAGGGGAAACCGTTACGATTACCTTGAATGGGGGAACGGCGTATAACCTGGGGCAAGATAAAACTGCCAGTCTGAAAATATTGGATCAAGTTCCTAACACGTTTAGCAACGTCACCGGCACCGCAAACCCCTTGAATGGCTTTGATGTGGGTTCTTTCAGCGCTCCCACCTTTGCAGATATAGATGGTGATGGGGATTTGGATGCTTTTGTTGGGGAAAGTTTTGGTACGGTGAGATATTACCAAAACACCGGCAGTAATACAGCCCCAGCATTTACCAACGTCACCGACACCGCAAACCCTTTGAATGGCATTGATGTGGGTTCTTGGAGCGCTCCCACCTTTGCAGATATAGACGGTGATGGGGATTTGGATGCTTTTGTTGGGGCTGTTGACGGTACGGTTTCTTATTACCAAAACACCGGCAGCAAAACAGCCCCAGCATTTACCCAAAACACCGCCACCGCAAACCCCTTGAATGGCATTGATGTGGGTAATTGGAGCGCTCCCACCTTTGCAGATATAGACGGTGATGGGGATTTAGATGCCTTTGTTGGGGAACGTTTCGGTACGGTTTCTTATTACCGAAACACCGGCAGTAAAACT
It encodes:
- a CDS encoding TIGR03032 family protein, with translation MTNLSPLTENITSNSSLEITGSPDICNWLLQEEISLAFSTYQSNSLFFVSGKADGKLAIHRRFFDKPMGMFLTENQLYLSTRYQLWQFRNVVGNGEFYNNTYDKAYFPQSGHITGELNIHDVVVINPTICRGNPPVVAPNEPQQIIFVNTLFSCLATLDNEHNFNPLWKPPFISKLVAEDRCHLNGLAVVENQPRYVTAIGTCDQASNWREKRDSGGVVIDITTDEIISAGLSMPHSPRFYENKLWVLNSGTGNFGFCDLETGKYQPVAFCPGFVRGLAFHKNYAIVGLSKVRDGRLSGLQLEKHLSNNGGLCGLMVVDINTGAILHWLKLEGEVTEIYDVAVLAGVKRPAILSADSEEIQRIVTFPGGGGLVVTKPGVNVSPTALPSHTSKAMDGGESQVKNTPSPSDQAIASYPNGGAIAVKYQMVHNLTVESSCDYDALTFPRIKKRWQSRQLQGELLGVSASVSQKIVGFLIAEIFPDVKSANLISFYVLPEFRNQKIGSSLLFYLEKDLKKKGFTTLEVSYQQTEITGLALEAMLRKFNWQPPETKFLLCKTTTEKIAAAPWLYKPILPTEYEIFPWQELSQIETQKIRQWQDCPAALNPFTNDTRIEFMNSLGVRHKGEIIGWSLTHRVAPDTIRYSSLFVREKYQKLGRAVPVLAESIKRQIASPVPYCTFSVAKENGRMLEFVKRRLQPYLTYFSESRWAVKLLEGG